From a single Nostoc edaphicum CCNP1411 genomic region:
- the secA gene encoding preprotein translocase subunit SecA — MLKLLLGDPNARKLKKYQPSVTEINLLEEEIKVLSDDELKGKTVEFKQRLAKGETLDDILPEAYAVVREAGRRVLGLRHFDVQLLGGIILHVGQIAEMKTGEGKTLVATLPSYLNALTGKGVHVITVNDYLARRDAEWMGQVHRFLGLSVGLIQSSMTPSERQKNYDCDITYVTNSEVGFDYLRDNMATSMADVVQRPFNYCVIDEVDSILVDEARTPLIISGQVERPTEKYLQAAEIAFTLKKDEHYDVDEKARNVLLTDEGFAESENLLGVTDLFDPEDPWAHFVFNAIKAKELFLKDVNYIVRNGEVVIVDEFTGRVLAGRRWSDGLHQAIEAKEHVEIQPETQTLATITYQNMFLLYPKLGGMTGTAKTEEPEFEKIYKLEVAVIPTNRDRRREDLSDMVFKTESGKWGAIARECAEMHELGRPVLVGTTSVEKSELLSRLLKELAIPHELLNARPENVEREAEIVAQAGRKGAVTIATNMAGRGTDIILGGNSEYMARLKLREYFMPRIVMPEDEDSFGVQRAAGLPTGHGGGQGFVPGKKVKTWRASPEIFPTQLTKETEKLLKDAVEIAVREYGERSLPELEAEDKVAVAAEKAPIDDPVILKLREAYNRVKQEYEQFTTREHDEVVGIGGLHVIGTERHESRRIDNQLRGRAGRQGDPGTTRFFLSLEDNLLRIFGGDRVAGLMNAFQVEEDMPIESGMLTRSLEGAQKKVETYYYDIRKQVFEYDEVMNNQRRAIYAERRRVLEGQDLKEQVIKYAEKTMDDIVDYYINIDLPSEEWELEKLVEKVKEFVYLLADLQASQLEDITVSEIKAFLHEQVRIAYDLKEAQIDQVQPGLMRQAERFFILQRIDTLWREHLQQMDALRESVGLRGYGQKDPLIEYKSEGYELFLDMMVNIRRDVVYSLFMFQPQPQQMVQASSEMV; from the coding sequence ATGCTAAAACTTCTGTTGGGCGACCCCAACGCTCGTAAGCTTAAAAAATACCAACCTTCTGTTACTGAAATTAACCTTTTAGAGGAAGAAATTAAGGTTCTTTCCGATGATGAGTTAAAAGGTAAAACCGTCGAATTTAAACAACGGCTCGCTAAAGGTGAAACCTTAGATGACATATTGCCAGAAGCTTACGCCGTTGTCCGGGAAGCAGGACGGCGAGTCTTAGGCTTGCGGCACTTTGATGTCCAACTCCTTGGCGGTATCATTTTGCACGTGGGGCAAATTGCCGAAATGAAAACAGGTGAGGGTAAAACTCTGGTCGCCACCTTGCCGAGTTATTTAAATGCTCTCACTGGTAAAGGTGTACACGTCATCACCGTGAACGATTACCTGGCTCGTCGGGACGCTGAATGGATGGGACAGGTGCATCGGTTCTTGGGGCTGAGTGTGGGGCTAATTCAGTCAAGCATGACTCCTAGTGAACGCCAGAAAAACTACGACTGCGATATCACTTATGTTACCAACAGCGAGGTCGGCTTCGACTATCTGCGGGATAACATGGCGACATCAATGGCAGATGTGGTACAGCGCCCGTTTAATTATTGCGTAATTGACGAGGTGGACTCGATTTTAGTTGATGAGGCGCGGACACCACTAATTATTTCTGGGCAGGTAGAAAGACCTACAGAAAAGTATCTACAAGCCGCTGAAATAGCATTCACACTCAAAAAAGACGAACATTACGATGTAGATGAAAAAGCTCGTAACGTTCTATTGACAGATGAAGGGTTTGCGGAATCGGAAAATCTTTTGGGAGTCACAGATTTATTTGACCCAGAAGATCCTTGGGCGCACTTTGTTTTCAATGCAATTAAAGCTAAAGAACTTTTCCTTAAAGATGTAAATTACATCGTCCGCAATGGTGAAGTAGTAATTGTGGATGAATTTACCGGTCGGGTGCTAGCCGGTCGGCGTTGGAGTGATGGATTACACCAAGCGATTGAAGCGAAAGAACACGTAGAGATTCAGCCAGAAACTCAAACTCTAGCGACAATTACTTACCAAAATATGTTCTTGCTGTATCCAAAACTAGGTGGAATGACAGGAACGGCAAAAACCGAAGAACCAGAATTTGAAAAAATTTATAAACTCGAAGTTGCGGTAATTCCCACCAACCGCGATCGCAGACGGGAAGACTTGTCTGATATGGTGTTTAAGACAGAATCAGGTAAGTGGGGAGCGATCGCTAGAGAATGTGCCGAAATGCACGAACTTGGCAGACCTGTATTAGTAGGAACCACTAGTGTAGAAAAATCTGAACTTCTGAGTAGGCTGCTGAAGGAATTGGCGATTCCTCACGAATTACTTAATGCCCGTCCGGAAAACGTCGAGCGTGAGGCGGAAATCGTCGCCCAAGCTGGACGCAAAGGTGCTGTTACCATTGCTACTAACATGGCTGGTAGAGGTACAGACATCATCCTGGGTGGTAACTCCGAATATATGGCACGTCTGAAGTTGCGGGAATACTTTATGCCCCGGATCGTCATGCCAGAAGATGAAGATAGCTTTGGCGTACAAAGAGCAGCCGGATTGCCTACAGGACATGGCGGTGGTCAAGGCTTTGTACCTGGTAAGAAAGTCAAAACTTGGCGGGCTTCGCCAGAAATTTTCCCGACTCAGTTGACAAAAGAAACTGAAAAACTACTCAAAGATGCAGTAGAAATTGCCGTGCGTGAGTATGGCGAACGTAGTTTACCGGAACTGGAAGCAGAAGACAAGGTAGCTGTAGCCGCAGAAAAAGCTCCCATCGATGACCCTGTGATTTTGAAATTGCGGGAAGCTTACAATCGGGTTAAGCAGGAATATGAACAATTTACTACCCGCGAACATGATGAAGTAGTGGGAATCGGCGGTTTGCACGTAATTGGTACAGAACGCCACGAATCACGGCGGATTGATAACCAGTTGCGGGGACGTGCAGGAAGACAAGGCGACCCTGGAACCACGAGATTCTTCCTCAGTTTAGAGGATAACCTACTGCGGATTTTTGGTGGCGATCGCGTTGCTGGGTTAATGAATGCCTTCCAAGTGGAAGAAGATATGCCTATCGAATCTGGGATGCTTACCCGCAGTTTGGAAGGCGCACAGAAAAAAGTTGAAACCTATTACTACGACATTCGGAAGCAGGTATTTGAGTATGACGAGGTGATGAATAATCAACGTCGTGCTATTTATGCCGAACGCCGCCGGGTGTTAGAAGGTCAAGATTTGAAAGAACAGGTGATTAAATACGCTGAAAAAACGATGGATGACATCGTTGACTACTACATCAACATAGACTTGCCCTCGGAAGAGTGGGAGTTAGAAAAGTTGGTTGAGAAAGTCAAAGAATTTGTCTATTTGCTAGCGGATTTACAAGCGAGTCAATTAGAAGATATCACAGTCAGCGAGATTAAAGCCTTCCTCCACGAACAGGTACGAATTGCTTACGACCTCAAAGAAGCGCAGATTGACCAAGTTCAACCCGGACTGATGCGCCAAGCGGAACGCTTCTTTATCTTGCAACGCATTGATACATTATGGCGGGAACACCTGCAACAAATGGATGCCTTGCGCGAATCGGTAGGATTGCGTGGTTATGGGCAAAAAGACCCGCTAATTGAATACAAGAGCGAGGGTTACGAACTCTTCTTGGATATGATGGTTAACATTCGCCGAGATGTGGTTTACTCGTTGTTCATGTTCCAGCCGCAGCCGCAGCAGATGGTGCAGGCATCATCAGAGATGGTTTGA
- a CDS encoding AAA family ATPase, giving the protein MREKIDALTQNLALTIVGKAEAIRLVLVALLGGGHALLEDVPGVGKTLLAKSLARSLDGKFQRLQCTPDLLPTDITGTNIWNPKSGEFTFLSGPVFTNVLLADEINRATPRTQSALLEVMEEHQVTVDGVSRPVPQPFFVIATQNPVEYQGTFPLPEAQMDRFMLSLSLGYPSETEELQMLQNLQNGVKVADLQPCITLAEVQELRYLCSQVKVATSLQQYILELVRATRQDEEIALGVSPRGTLALQRAAQALAFLLGRDYAIPDDVKFLVPHVLCHRLIPRGGRNARTVVERLLRSVSIP; this is encoded by the coding sequence ATGAGAGAAAAAATCGACGCTTTAACACAAAATCTAGCTCTTACCATCGTTGGCAAAGCTGAGGCGATACGCTTAGTGCTAGTCGCCTTATTAGGTGGTGGTCATGCTCTCCTAGAAGATGTCCCTGGTGTTGGTAAAACCCTCCTCGCTAAATCTCTAGCTCGTTCACTGGATGGCAAGTTTCAACGGCTACAATGCACTCCCGATTTACTGCCAACAGATATTACTGGCACCAACATCTGGAACCCAAAAAGCGGCGAATTTACTTTTCTTTCTGGGCCAGTTTTTACCAACGTATTGCTAGCTGACGAAATCAATCGCGCTACACCCCGCACTCAGTCGGCATTACTGGAAGTTATGGAAGAACATCAGGTAACAGTTGATGGTGTCTCTCGTCCAGTTCCCCAACCTTTCTTTGTCATTGCCACTCAAAACCCTGTTGAGTATCAAGGTACTTTTCCCCTGCCGGAAGCGCAAATGGATCGGTTTATGTTGTCGCTGAGTTTGGGCTATCCTTCCGAGACAGAAGAACTCCAGATGTTGCAAAATCTCCAAAATGGTGTGAAGGTTGCTGATTTGCAGCCTTGTATTACCTTGGCAGAAGTACAAGAATTGCGTTACCTCTGCTCTCAAGTAAAAGTGGCAACTTCCTTGCAGCAGTATATCCTCGAATTAGTGCGGGCAACACGCCAAGATGAGGAAATTGCCCTTGGCGTCAGTCCACGTGGCACATTAGCATTACAACGAGCTGCCCAAGCGTTAGCTTTTCTATTAGGGCGTGATTATGCGATTCCTGATGATGTGAAGTTTCTCGTCCCTCACGTTCTTTGCCATCGCCTTATTCCTAGAGGAGGACGCAATGCAAGGACTGTTGTTGAGCGATTATTGCGATCGGTTTCTATTCCTTAA
- a CDS encoding nucleotidyltransferase produces MAKTVNAAFNDFLKNYVNLDPNDTIQARKSRDWLVEEQIHSFPEKDIYFPTLYSEKDIYFGSFARRTKKRELDDIDIMIVLSGEGASYYEYIDNVIEIYVPDSAYKLKRLYFDSTNKLNSRKVINKIIALMNKVPQYEKADINRNLEAATLKLKSYYWNFDIVPCFFTKPDFSGRTYYLIPDGQGNWQKTDPRIDRDRATQVNQFHDGNIFNLIRLMKFWNKRPTMSSMSSYLLENMILDYYSDNIYRKASSYVDLEVPNLLQYIRDNIFNSVNDPKAIQGNINNLELKERSSIWTRAHIDNIKALEARQLESENNHKLSISKWREVFGINFPIYS; encoded by the coding sequence ATGGCTAAAACTGTCAATGCAGCTTTTAATGATTTTTTGAAAAATTATGTCAACTTAGATCCAAATGATACTATTCAAGCAAGAAAGAGCAGAGATTGGCTAGTAGAAGAGCAAATACATTCATTTCCGGAAAAAGACATATACTTTCCCACGCTGTATTCAGAAAAAGATATTTACTTTGGCTCTTTTGCTAGACGTACAAAAAAAAGAGAACTTGATGATATTGATATTATGATTGTTTTAAGTGGTGAAGGAGCGTCCTACTATGAATATATAGATAATGTAATTGAGATATATGTACCTGATTCTGCTTATAAATTAAAAAGACTTTATTTTGATAGTACAAACAAACTAAATTCACGAAAAGTTATTAATAAAATTATAGCTTTAATGAATAAAGTGCCACAGTATGAAAAAGCTGATATCAACAGAAACTTAGAAGCTGCTACACTCAAATTGAAAAGTTATTATTGGAATTTTGATATTGTCCCTTGCTTTTTTACAAAACCCGACTTTTCTGGAAGAACTTATTATTTAATTCCAGATGGCCAAGGTAACTGGCAAAAAACAGATCCAAGAATTGATCGAGATCGAGCAACTCAAGTAAATCAGTTCCATGATGGCAATATATTCAATTTAATAAGATTAATGAAATTTTGGAATAAAAGACCAACGATGTCATCAATGTCCTCATATTTACTTGAAAATATGATATTAGACTATTATTCAGATAATATTTATAGAAAAGCATCTAGTTATGTAGATTTAGAAGTTCCAAACTTATTACAATATATTAGAGATAATATTTTTAATTCAGTTAATGATCCTAAAGCAATTCAGGGAAATATTAATAATTTAGAACTAAAAGAGCGATCTAGTATTTGGACTAGAGCGCATATAGATAATATAAAAGCCTTGGAGGCTAGACAATTAGAAAGTGAAAATAACCATAAATTATCAATTAGTAAATGGCGCGAAGTCTTCGGCATAAACTTTCCTATTTATAGTTAA
- a CDS encoding S-4TM family putative pore-forming effector, with protein MNKIPQEQNIQLQLERLAAQRQLYSDAKSIQNASMILSIPLVVVWSIFIALLPRFQVYAALWGIAVTFLDILILSRWQKYLQEKAAKIQQLFDCDILQLDWTKLNSGSRPEPETIIDSSAKYRHKYTNYSKLENWYPINVSQLPIYQARIICQRCNIWWDANLKRRYSNLVIVVLIAITIIVFLVGLIGGLTLEKFVLATLTPLVPTFVFGLRQYIDNNEAATRLDRLRENSESIWQQVVNGRIAPQELETESYNLQNQIYDNRRLSPLIFDWIYYRLQRKNEEEMNRGAEALIQELRQSP; from the coding sequence ATGAACAAAATTCCCCAAGAACAGAATATACAACTTCAGTTGGAGCGTTTAGCAGCACAACGACAACTCTACTCTGATGCTAAAAGTATACAAAATGCCAGCATGATTCTTAGCATTCCCCTAGTAGTTGTATGGTCTATTTTTATTGCATTGCTCCCTAGATTTCAAGTTTATGCTGCTTTGTGGGGAATAGCTGTAACATTTTTAGATATTCTTATACTTAGTCGTTGGCAGAAATATCTTCAAGAAAAAGCTGCAAAAATCCAACAACTTTTTGATTGTGATATTCTTCAATTAGATTGGACAAAACTAAATTCTGGAAGCCGCCCTGAACCAGAAACTATCATTGATAGCTCTGCTAAATATAGACATAAATATACAAATTACTCAAAGCTTGAAAACTGGTATCCGATTAATGTTAGCCAATTACCAATTTACCAAGCACGTATTATTTGCCAGCGTTGTAATATTTGGTGGGACGCTAACCTTAAGCGACGTTACTCTAATTTGGTAATTGTTGTATTAATTGCAATAACAATTATTGTCTTTTTAGTCGGTTTGATTGGAGGTTTAACCTTAGAGAAATTTGTATTAGCAACTTTGACCCCACTAGTACCTACATTCGTTTTTGGATTACGCCAGTATATTGATAATAATGAAGCTGCAACTCGACTTGACAGACTTAGAGAAAATTCTGAGAGTATCTGGCAGCAGGTCGTCAATGGTAGAATTGCTCCTCAAGAACTTGAGACAGAATCATATAATTTGCAAAATCAAATATATGATAACCGTCGTCTTAGTCCATTAATTTTTGATTGGATATACTATCGATTGCAGCGAAAAAATGAAGAAGAAATGAATAGGGGTGCTGAAGCCCTGATTCAGGAATTGCGTCAGTCTCCTTAG
- a CDS encoding MBL fold metallo-hydrolase, with protein MSRIENQFTVQFWGVRGSIPSPGPHTVRYGGNTPCISMQAGDKRLIFDAGTGLHVLGQSLLRQMPLEAHIFFTHSHWDHMQGFPFFTPGFVKGNDFHIYGAIAPDGSTIEQRLNDQMLHPNFPVPLQIMQANLNFYDIRPGQPIHIDDVTVETAPLNHPGEAVGYRVNWRGGAAAYITDTEHFPDRLDDNVLWLARNADILIYDSTYTDEEYHCPTSLKIGWGHSTWQEAVKVAQAANVKTLVIYHHDPAHNDDFLDRVGKQAAEKFPGAIMAREGMVLQIPTSVALSESFPVSKFST; from the coding sequence ATGTCTAGGATAGAGAACCAATTTACCGTACAATTTTGGGGCGTTCGCGGCAGCATCCCCAGTCCAGGGCCACACACCGTTCGTTACGGCGGTAATACCCCTTGCATATCAATGCAAGCGGGCGATAAACGCTTAATTTTCGATGCTGGCACGGGACTACATGTTTTGGGGCAATCTTTGTTGCGCCAAATGCCGTTAGAAGCTCACATATTTTTTACCCACTCTCACTGGGATCACATGCAGGGTTTTCCCTTCTTTACCCCAGGGTTTGTGAAGGGTAATGACTTTCATATCTACGGTGCGATCGCACCTGATGGTTCTACCATAGAACAGCGCCTCAACGATCAAATGTTACACCCGAACTTTCCCGTACCCTTGCAGATTATGCAAGCCAATTTAAACTTCTACGACATTCGACCGGGGCAACCAATCCACATTGATGACGTTACCGTAGAAACAGCACCTTTAAACCATCCAGGTGAAGCCGTAGGATACCGCGTCAATTGGCGTGGTGGTGCTGCTGCTTATATCACCGATACCGAACATTTTCCCGACCGACTCGATGACAATGTGCTGTGGCTAGCTCGTAATGCCGACATCTTAATTTACGATTCTACCTACACAGACGAGGAATATCATTGCCCAACATCACTGAAAATTGGCTGGGGACATTCTACCTGGCAAGAAGCGGTGAAAGTGGCACAAGCTGCTAACGTCAAAACTTTGGTGATTTACCACCACGACCCCGCCCACAATGATGACTTTTTGGATCGTGTAGGCAAACAAGCCGCTGAAAAATTTCCTGGCGCTATTATGGCACGAGAAGGAATGGTACTTCAGATTCCCACCTCAGTTGCCTTATCAGAATCTTTTCCTGTTAGTAAGTTTTCTACCTAG
- a CDS encoding class I SAM-dependent methyltransferase, which produces MNIQEAFNIAAGDYDNLRRVLIPCFDDFYKTAVEIIPGDCNAPLKVLDLGAGTGLYSGMVQSIFPNAEFTLLDLAPEMLEKAKLRFSKMGKSPNILIGDYIETDLGGSYNLIISALSIHHLSDVDKELLYQRIYEVLNPGGIFINADQVLGKTPDLEQLYRQNWLDSVRAKNISEEDLKAAQKRMEYDRMATLDIQLRWLEAAGFQNVDCWYKNFSFAVFGGYRPTQKC; this is translated from the coding sequence ATGAATATTCAAGAAGCTTTTAATATTGCCGCAGGAGATTATGATAACTTACGTCGTGTTTTAATTCCCTGTTTTGATGACTTTTACAAAACAGCTGTTGAAATTATCCCAGGCGATTGCAATGCACCGCTGAAAGTTTTAGATTTGGGGGCTGGTACTGGACTTTACTCAGGTATGGTTCAGTCCATATTCCCGAATGCAGAGTTCACATTGCTTGACTTAGCCCCTGAAATGTTAGAGAAAGCTAAGTTAAGATTTAGCAAAATGGGTAAATCTCCCAATATCTTAATTGGTGACTACATTGAGACTGATTTAGGTGGTTCATATAACCTAATAATCTCTGCCTTATCGATTCATCATCTGTCGGATGTTGACAAAGAACTTCTTTATCAACGGATTTATGAAGTTCTCAATCCTGGAGGGATATTTATCAACGCCGATCAAGTTCTCGGTAAAACGCCTGATTTAGAACAACTTTACCGTCAAAACTGGTTAGATTCTGTCCGCGCGAAGAATATCTCAGAAGAGGATCTCAAAGCTGCACAAAAACGTATGGAATACGATCGCATGGCAACCCTTGATATTCAACTTCGCTGGTTAGAAGCGGCTGGGTTCCAAAATGTGGATTGCTGGTACAAAAATTTTAGCTTTGCTGTTTTTGGTGGTTATCGACCAACTCAGAAATGTTGA
- a CDS encoding type II toxin-antitoxin system RelE family toxin, which produces MQSDNTVLIRFSDEFEQELYRLSKRFRNIRSDVQPIIEQLQQGSFVGAHIAGIGEEYIVYKVRVRNSNIQKGKSAGYRLIYQVESPTSILLLTIYSKSDREDINVNEIRDIMADFYSRED; this is translated from the coding sequence ATGCAGAGTGATAATACGGTTTTAATTCGATTTTCTGATGAGTTTGAGCAGGAACTTTACAGGCTATCAAAAAGATTTCGCAATATTCGCTCTGATGTTCAACCGATTATTGAGCAATTACAACAGGGGAGTTTTGTCGGCGCTCACATTGCGGGCATTGGTGAGGAGTATATTGTTTATAAGGTGAGAGTTCGTAACAGTAATATCCAAAAAGGTAAGAGTGCTGGATATCGATTGATTTATCAAGTTGAGTCACCTACAAGTATTTTACTACTAACGATTTATTCAAAATCTGACAGGGAAGATATTAATGTAAATGAAATCCGAGATATTATGGCTGATTTTTATAGTAGGGAAGATTAA
- a CDS encoding cytochrome C, which produces MSIFVKRKSRDREKHEPDSDRQALQQSAEREFKRQFFGLLLVIVMWSLAMGWLLALATNAQSVTPTAEIGTVDVVPAQYQLGQELYLENCATCHIGIPPAVLPTQTWKNLLQDSQHYGAQLKPLVDPPRILVWKYLSTFSRVQLDDEETPYRLNNSRYFKALHPGVQLPRPVQIGSCVSCHPSASDYNFRRLTAEWQ; this is translated from the coding sequence ATGTCAATTTTTGTTAAGCGCAAATCCCGCGATCGCGAAAAGCACGAGCCTGATAGCGACCGCCAAGCACTACAGCAAAGCGCCGAACGTGAATTCAAACGCCAATTTTTCGGTTTACTTTTGGTAATTGTAATGTGGAGTTTAGCTATGGGCTGGCTTCTAGCTTTGGCGACTAACGCCCAAAGTGTTACTCCCACCGCTGAAATTGGCACTGTTGACGTAGTACCTGCACAATACCAACTAGGGCAAGAACTGTATTTGGAAAACTGCGCCACATGCCACATCGGTATACCACCAGCAGTTTTACCCACCCAAACTTGGAAAAATCTCCTACAAGACTCGCAGCACTACGGCGCACAACTCAAGCCTTTAGTCGATCCGCCGCGTATCTTAGTGTGGAAATATCTTTCGACTTTTTCCCGTGTGCAGCTAGATGACGAAGAAACACCCTATCGCCTCAACAACTCACGTTATTTCAAAGCTTTGCATCCAGGAGTTCAACTACCACGTCCTGTCCAGATTGGCAGCTGTGTCAGCTGTCATCCCAGTGCTAGTGATTACAATTTTCGCCGCTTGACCGCAGAATGGCAGTGA
- a CDS encoding bifunctional riboflavin kinase/FAD synthetase encodes MLNLSQNGCSVWVASSSEGLLTPTAVALGKFDGVHLGHQRVIQPVLHAGSHLSVASSPQSKENQLPNQEYIYSTVVTFDPHPQEFFTGQPRTLLTPLDEKVQQLRSLGVEQLVLLPFDKELSALTPEDFVEKILVQQLQCQQISIGEDFCFGEKRSGTAKDLQLIAAKYNIPVAIVPLQTYTGDSPTQSSCVSTTPTQDARISTSLIRQTLEQGDIENANLLLGRPYTLFGDVVQGQQLGRTIGFPTANLQLPKEKFLPRQGVYAVRVFTLTETSDVAHSEGLGVMNIGNRPTVNGTYSSVEVHLLDWSGDLYGKKLAVQLVKFLRPEQKFPSLEALKTQIQLDCVVAREVLGA; translated from the coding sequence GTGCTAAATTTGTCTCAAAATGGGTGTTCTGTGTGGGTTGCTTCTTCAAGTGAAGGGCTACTAACGCCGACTGCTGTTGCCCTTGGCAAGTTTGATGGTGTTCATCTTGGTCATCAAAGGGTAATTCAGCCAGTCTTGCACGCTGGTAGTCACTTGTCAGTAGCCAGTAGTCCGCAGTCAAAGGAAAATCAACTGCCAAATCAAGAATATATCTACTCAACAGTTGTCACCTTTGACCCCCATCCACAGGAGTTCTTTACAGGGCAACCCCGGACTTTGTTAACACCACTGGATGAAAAAGTCCAACAATTGCGATCGCTTGGTGTAGAACAACTAGTGTTACTACCCTTTGACAAAGAGTTGTCTGCTTTAACTCCCGAAGATTTCGTCGAAAAAATTCTTGTGCAACAACTGCAATGCCAGCAAATTAGTATCGGGGAAGATTTTTGTTTTGGTGAAAAGCGTAGTGGTACTGCCAAAGATTTGCAATTAATCGCCGCCAAGTACAATATCCCTGTGGCGATCGTTCCTTTACAAACTTATACAGGTGACTCCCCCACCCAAAGTAGTTGTGTTAGTACTACTCCGACTCAAGATGCCCGCATTAGCACTTCATTGATCCGCCAAACCCTTGAGCAGGGAGACATCGAAAACGCAAATCTACTACTAGGACGCCCTTACACCCTCTTTGGTGATGTCGTTCAAGGTCAACAATTAGGCAGAACAATTGGCTTTCCCACCGCTAACCTCCAACTACCAAAAGAAAAGTTTTTGCCCCGCCAAGGAGTCTATGCTGTCCGCGTTTTCACTCTCACTGAAACATCAGATGTTGCTCATAGTGAGGGCTTGGGTGTAATGAATATCGGTAATCGCCCAACTGTAAACGGTACTTATTCATCTGTGGAAGTACATTTATTAGATTGGTCTGGTGATTTGTATGGCAAAAAACTGGCTGTGCAGCTAGTTAAATTTTTGCGCCCTGAACAAAAATTTCCTTCTTTAGAAGCCCTGAAAACACAAATTCAACTTGACTGTGTTGTTGCTAGAGAAGTTTTGGGTGCTTAG
- the surE gene encoding 5'/3'-nucleotidase SurE — MKLLISNDDGISALGIRTLANYLAEAGHDVSVVCPDRERSATGHGLTLHQPIRAEIVEGIFHPAIKAWACDGTPSDCVKLALWALLSTPPDLVLSGINQGANLGTEILYSGTVSAAMEGLIEGIPSIALSLMSHTSKDFQPAAKFAKILVDQLAQKPLPDLMLLNVNIPAVKWEEIAGVTLTRQGIRRYIDVFDKRVDPRGKTYYWLTGEVMEDVEPPTGLNLPENVPTDVQVVRKNYISITPLQYNLTYATGLDKLSEWEFNIP, encoded by the coding sequence ATGAAATTACTAATTAGTAACGATGATGGCATTTCTGCTTTGGGGATTCGTACCCTAGCCAATTACTTGGCAGAGGCAGGTCATGATGTCAGTGTAGTTTGCCCAGATCGAGAGCGATCGGCAACTGGACACGGGTTAACTTTACACCAACCCATTCGCGCCGAAATTGTTGAAGGGATTTTTCATCCTGCTATCAAAGCTTGGGCTTGCGATGGTACGCCTTCAGATTGCGTCAAATTAGCGCTGTGGGCTTTGCTCTCGACTCCCCCCGATTTGGTTCTCTCTGGCATTAATCAAGGTGCAAATTTGGGAACTGAAATTCTGTATTCCGGCACTGTGTCTGCGGCAATGGAAGGTTTAATTGAAGGCATTCCCAGCATAGCGCTAAGTCTTATGAGCCACACATCTAAAGACTTTCAACCTGCTGCTAAGTTTGCCAAAATTCTCGTAGACCAGTTAGCCCAAAAACCGCTGCCAGATTTAATGTTGCTCAACGTCAATATTCCGGCTGTGAAGTGGGAAGAAATTGCCGGCGTTACTCTTACCCGTCAAGGAATACGGCGTTACATTGATGTATTTGATAAACGAGTTGATCCTCGTGGAAAAACGTACTACTGGCTAACTGGAGAGGTAATGGAGGATGTGGAACCCCCAACCGGATTAAATCTGCCTGAAAATGTACCTACAGACGTGCAGGTTGTACGTAAAAACTACATCAGTATTACCCCGTTACAATACAATCTGACTTACGCAACTGGACTAGATAAATTGTCTGAGTGGGAATTCAATATTCCGTGA
- a CDS encoding low molecular weight protein tyrosine phosphatase family protein produces the protein MKKLLFICSQNKLRSPTAEAVFSEYEGFETDSAGLDRYAEVPLSTEAIQWADIIFVMEKSHKNKLSKNFQPFLKDKKIICLDIPDDYEYMEPALIELLKQKVLPLLKIKK, from the coding sequence ATGAAAAAGCTTTTATTTATCTGTAGCCAGAATAAATTGCGAAGTCCTACCGCCGAGGCTGTATTTTCTGAATATGAAGGATTTGAAACAGACTCGGCAGGTTTAGATCGCTATGCTGAAGTACCATTATCAACGGAGGCTATTCAATGGGCTGATATTATCTTTGTAATGGAAAAATCGCATAAAAATAAACTATCCAAAAATTTTCAGCCCTTCCTGAAAGATAAAAAAATTATCTGTTTAGATATACCAGATGACTATGAATATATGGAACCAGCTTTAATTGAATTGTTAAAACAGAAAGTTTTACCTTTATTAAAAATAAAAAAATGA